The Stigmatella aurantiaca DW4/3-1 genome contains the following window.
GGCGGGTATAGGTGAGGTGGCCTCCATGGGACTCCACGGCGGCCCGGGCCATGGGCAGGCCCAGGCCCACGCCCTTGGCGCGCGCGGTGGCGAAGGGCTCCCACAGGCGCGGCTCCAGGTCCGTGTCCACCCCGCCGGCGTTGTCCTCCACCCGCAGGACGGCCTCGTTGTCCTCGCGCGCGAGGGTCACCCGCACCCAGGGCGAGGGACACAGGCCCGTGTCGCGCGCCACCGCGCCCGCCTCCACCGCGTTGCGCACCAGGTTGTCGATGGCGGACACCAGCAGCGCCGGGTCCGCCTGCGTGGTGAGGCCTTCCTGCAGCGCCACCTGCACGGGCACGTCCTCGGACTCCGGCACCAGGCGCACCGACTGCAGGGCCTCCTCCACCAGCAGGTGCAGCTCGCAGGGGCGGCGCAGGGCGGCGGCCCTCGGGGCGCCGAAGGACAGCAGCGAGCGGGCCAGGTGCCCCAGCCGCTGCACCTGGGCACGCAGCGCGGTCAGGGCCACCTCACCCGCGGTGGCGGCGGGCCGCAGCAGCGACAGGGCCGCCTGGATGCCGTTGAGGGCGTTCTTCACCTCGTGGGCGATGAGCTGGCTGGCGGCGCCCAGCGCGGCCATCGTCTCCTGGTGCCGCAGCCGCTCCTCGGCCGCCAGCAGCGAGCGGTACGAGCGGCGCAGCAGGAAGGTGAAGAGCAGCAGGGTGCTGCCCAGCAGGGCGATGTGGAAGAGCAGCTCCCCGAGGAAACGGCGCTGCAGCCGCGCGATGTCCCGCTCCTCGTCCTCCAGCACGGCCAGCAGCATGCCGCTGACGCCCGGGACGGAGACATGGGCCGCCGCGCCCAGCATGCGCTTGCCGTCCAACACGAGGGGCCCGGCGGCCTCGGCCAGGGCGCGCAGCCGCGGGGCGCGCTCCGCGCTCCATGCGAAGTTCGGCGCGGGCACGGGCAGCAGGAGCTGGCCGTTCCCATCCAGCAGCAGCGACATGTCCGCGCCCCCCGAGCGGACGCCCGGAAGGGGACGCGCCCCCGCGCGCAGCTCGCCCACCAGCAGGCCCGTCACCTTGCCGCCGTGCGTGATGGGGACCGCCACCACCAGCGGCCCATCCGTCCCCTCCAGCAGGTTGATGTCCGAGACGCCCTCGGCCAGCACCCGGCGGAACCAGGGGCGGCTGGTCAGGGGGGAGGCCCCCAGCGACATCTGGGCCGGATCGCTCCACACGCGGCGCCCCTCGGGGGTGAGCAGGGCCACGCCCTCGGAGAAGAGGGGCGAGTGGTGGAAGGCGCTGTCCAGCATGGCCACCTCCGGGCCCGAGGAGCCGTCCTCGGGGAAGAGCTGGGGGTGCTCGGCCAGCCGGCGCAGCTCCGCCTCCAGCAGGCCCAGGTGCACGCCCAGCGCCTCGGCCTGCACCTGGGCCTGGCTGGAGAGGTTGCCGAGCATCTCCTCGCGGGCGTTCTGGAGATCCTCCCGGTAGGCGAGCAGGGGGCTGGCCAGGGCCACCACGCCGAGCAGCGCCAGCCCCACCGTGGCGGAGCGTCCGGCACGCTGTTGGGCGCGCGCCAGCTCTCCGAGGGCGGAGGACAGGGAGGGGCCCGGCAGGGGGGGCGGTCGCGACATGGGGCGCATCATGCGCCAAACCACCCGGGGCGAGGGGAGTGTCCTGAGGGCAATGAGCACAAGTTGGGGCACCCGCCCGCAACACACTCCCGATTTTCTCCAACACCGCCTTGATGGCCCCCGGGAGGGAGTGCCACTGTCGAGGTCAGGTCCCGCGCGAGCCCCTCCCCTCCATGACGACAGGCCCTATGTCCCCGGGCCAAGGATGAACGCTCAACTCGCGCTACCGGCCTACGGGATCCACCAGGGTGAAACACGGCCAGGACGGGAAACGCAGCGCGTGGACGTCACATCCCAAAACATGCATGCATCCAGTACTAGTGTGTCATGAACGTATGCCTTCCCCTGTTGTCCTCCGAAAGGAACCATACGTTGATGATACATTAATACTAGACGCCACCCAGGCATTTACCCCTATGCACATGCTCGTCGGCCAAGCGCAATTTCATCAATATCCGGTTACCCGCGCTTTTGAGAGGGATAAAACCATCTCAAAAGCGCGGAACTCGAACTAAGCAGGGCCCGGCCGGGAGAGGCCGACACAGAGCCCTCCCCCGTCCTGCAGAAGTCACGAAGCGGTACGCAGACGGCTGGCCAATTGCCAGGGCGCACCGCTCGTGGTGTCTAGAAATAGCGCATGTAGATGGACGAGGTGAGGTTGTCCGCGGGCCCCAGATTACAAGCGCTGCCGCAATTGACATACCCGCCCAGGAAGTTGGGCTCCGTGTAGTGGTTGAAGGACTTGCAGCTCGGGTCGTAGCTGATCGCCGACGAGATACGATTGTCCCAGACCGTCGGCAGGCTCGCCACGTAGAGATCACTCTCTGCGCAGGTGTAGCTCGCGTTCAACGTCAGCGTCGCACCGAGGAGGTTGGGGAAGTCGTACTCAACGGCGGCGATCCCTGCAGCTCCCAGGTTCATCTCCTTGAGATCCTGCGCCGTCACATGGGAGTTCAGCTTCACGGCTCCCTTCGTCGCGTGCGAAATCGCCTCGGCGAAAGTGTCGAAGCAGCTGGCCGGGGGCGCTGCAATGCCAGTTGGCAGGGCCTCCCCGTGCTTCACCGAGAGGGCTTGGACGACGCAGTGAGTCTTCTCCTTGACCAATCCCTGCACCGTGGTGGAAGGCTCCAAGGCAGTGCTCTCCTGGCCCTCCATCTGATCGGTTCCGCAACCCATGGCCATGACCGCGCTGACGGCTGCCATCATCAGTGTGTGCTTCATATTCATTCCTTTTCTGTCCGGAGTGTTTTCCACCCCGTACACTTGAGGGATACTATTTCAGGGAGAGCAGCAAGGCTGATTCCTGGCACAGCATGAGAAGGTTTCGGCTTGTCCTGGATTCACTTTCACGAGGCCAAGCAGGTCCCCCTCGAAACTGTATGAGCCGACACGCCAGAAAATGATGCACAGAATCGGTGGTGACCCGGACTGGAAGGAAAATCAAGCACTTGCCCTCAGTGCGGCATCAATTAGGCCCATGCCACGGATTTTCGGCCCTCCCGCCTCATGAGCGGAGTTCGCCTGCTTGCTGCCGCTGAACCACACGAAATGCGGGAGATCCACCCAATCGTGGCAAGACAAGGATCCCATGCGCCGAGGAGCAGTCTTGAGCGGTTCCCGGTTCCCGCTATAGGGGCGGGAAGTGGGAACCAGCGGCCCGAGCATCAGCGCCGCCCTCGGGTGAGGAGGGCTCTCTCCAACGTGGCCAGGAAACTCCCAGCGACTCAAAGCCCTTCCACCCCGGCGTTGGCCGAGCTGAACGAGCAGGCACATTCGCGGGGCCTCGTGGAGTGTCTTACAAGTTCTTCGACAGCCCGGCCCGTGCCGTCGCCCTGAAGGACACGAATGCGGGTGCAGGCGCCCTGACCGACGGAGGTCCGTTCAAACCTGTAGGACAGCCATACCAGTTCGTCCCGAGTGCGCCGAGGGGCGACACCTCGAACCAACGAGGTCCAAAGACTTCGCGGACAGTCCCCTACCGCTGAGATCAGTTGAGTTGAGGGAAAGAAAGGCAGTGACGGAACCACGCGGCGAGCTTCTCGAAGGGCGTTGCGGCGCGCAGTTGCCGCACTACCCGAGCCAGATCGTCGACGACGCCAGGGGCCAGCGTGCGCAACTGCCGCTTCAAGTCGGCCCACCACAGCTCGATGGGGTTGAAGTCGGGGCTGTAGGGCGGCAAGTACACCCCACAGGCTCCGATGGCCTCGATCGCCTGGCGCACACCTTGGACTTTGTGAGCGCCCAGATTGTCCATCGTCGTCCACCGACCGCCGGGGCGAGTGCCCACGGCTCTGTGGCCTACCGAAGCCCAGCCATCCTCGCGCACCATGGAGGTAGTGCAGGCGGTGCAGCGCCCGCTGCACCGCAGAGCGGCTGCTCTGCACGCCCGTGCGCTGGGTGAGCGCTTGGCGCAACTCCTCTGCTCTACCGATCACGCCAACTGCTTCCCGGGGGAGCTGGCTTCGTCGGGGGGCTTGACGACACGGTCACCCTCACCGAGACGCCCGGGGCTTTCTTGGATGTGCAGGTGAACTTCACGCCGCTTCAGGGCAAGCCCCTGCATAAGGTACCGGGAGTAACGCAACCCCGCCTCCTCACGAGGGAATCGCCATGCCCCCCCCCACCTCCAGCGCCGCCCCGACCTTCTACCCCGTGCTACGCTACAAGAACGCGCCCGCCGCCATCTGGTGGCTCACCACCGCCTTTGGCTTCGAGGAACACCGGGTGGTCCCCGGGCCGAACGGCACCGTGGCCCACGCGGAGCTGCGCTTCGGCACGGGCATCTTCATGATGGGCAGCCAGAAGGACGACCTCTTCGGAAACGCAGGCATGGCCCCCTACGTTTACGTGAGCGACATTGACGCCCACTGCGCCCGGGCACGGGCCGCGGGGGCCGTCATCGAGAAGGAGCCCTTCAACACCGACTACGGCTCGCGGGACTATGCGGCGCGGGATTGCGAGGGCCACGTTTGGAGCTTTGGCACCTACCGCCCCGCGCCTTGAACCTGGGATTGAGCCTGGGACACGGCCGCCTCCAAGGGGGC
Protein-coding sequences here:
- a CDS encoding VOC family protein yields the protein MPPPTSSAAPTFYPVLRYKNAPAAIWWLTTAFGFEEHRVVPGPNGTVAHAELRFGTGIFMMGSQKDDLFGNAGMAPYVYVSDIDAHCARARAAGAVIEKEPFNTDYGSRDYAARDCEGHVWSFGTYRPAP
- a CDS encoding sensor histidine kinase; the protein is MMRPMSRPPPLPGPSLSSALGELARAQQRAGRSATVGLALLGVVALASPLLAYREDLQNAREEMLGNLSSQAQVQAEALGVHLGLLEAELRRLAEHPQLFPEDGSSGPEVAMLDSAFHHSPLFSEGVALLTPEGRRVWSDPAQMSLGASPLTSRPWFRRVLAEGVSDINLLEGTDGPLVVAVPITHGGKVTGLLVGELRAGARPLPGVRSGGADMSLLLDGNGQLLLPVPAPNFAWSAERAPRLRALAEAAGPLVLDGKRMLGAAAHVSVPGVSGMLLAVLEDEERDIARLQRRFLGELLFHIALLGSTLLLFTFLLRRSYRSLLAAEERLRHQETMAALGAASQLIAHEVKNALNGIQAALSLLRPAATAGEVALTALRAQVQRLGHLARSLLSFGAPRAAALRRPCELHLLVEEALQSVRLVPESEDVPVQVALQEGLTTQADPALLVSAIDNLVRNAVEAGAVARDTGLCPSPWVRVTLAREDNEAVLRVEDNAGGVDTDLEPRLWEPFATARAKGVGLGLPMARAAVESHGGHLTYTRLPDGSRFTLRLPLESTP
- a CDS encoding transposase; translated protein: MDNLGAHKVQGVRQAIEAIGACGVYLPPYSPDFNPIELWWADLKRQLRTLAPGVVDDLARVVRQLRAATPFEKLAAWFRHCLSFPQLN